The DNA segment CCCACACCCGCGATGTCCATCGCGCCGCGCGAGACGAAATACTCCACCAGCCGGAAGGTCTGCGCCGGGCAGGCCGGGTTAACGCAGTAGGTGTTGGCGTCGTCCTCGGCACGCACCACAGGCTCGCCGCACTCCGGGCAGACGGTGGGGAAGACGAAGGGCTGCGCGTCTGCCGGGCGTTTATCCACCAGCACGCGCATGATCTGCGGGATCACTCCGCCAGATTTGCGGACGACCACCGTATCGCCGATGTGCAAGTCCAGATCGCGCACAAAGTCCTGGTTGTGCAGCGTGGCCTTGCTGACGGTGCTGCCCTCGATCAACCGGGGCGACAGGTGAGCCAGCGGCGTCAGCTTCCCGGTACGGCCCACGTTGACGCTGATGCTCTCCAGCACCGTCTCCACTTCCTCCACCGGAAACTTGTAGGCAATCGCCCAGCGCGGGGCGCGACTGGTAAAGCCCGCCTCTTCCTGAAGACGCAGAGAATCGAGTTTGAATACCGTGCCGTCGGCGTCGAACTCGAAGTCCTGACGCTGGGCGGTCATGCGGGCGTGGTAATCGGCGGCGGCAGAGATGCCAGTCACCTGCTCGCTGTAGCTGCTGACAGAGAAACCCTGGGCCTGCAACCACGCCAGCAGCTCGCCCTGAGACGTGACCGGAACGCCGTCGCGTTTGCCCAGCGCGTAGAAGATGGCCTTGAGATTGCGGGTGCGCGTCACTTCCGGGTCTTTCTGCCGCAATGCGCCCGCCGCACCGTTGCGGGGGTTCTTGAGCAACGGCGTGCCCAGTTCCTCCGCTTGCGCGTTGTAGGCGGCAAAATCGGCCCGGCCCATATAGACCTCGCCGCGCACTTCCAGTTCGCCCGTCAATCCTTGTAAAGAGGTGGGAATGCCCAGCACCGTCGCCACCTGCGCGGTCACAATCTCGCCCGTGGTGCCATTGCCTCGCGTGGCAGCCCACTGAAGCTGACCGTCCTTGTAATAGAGGTTGACGCTCAGGCCGTCGATCTTCAGTTCGCCAGTCAGGACAAATTCATCGTGTTCGGGGGGCAGATTCAGGGAGCGGGCCAGCTTCTCGCGCCACTCGCCCAGCTCGGCGTCGTCGAACACGTTATCCAGGCTGGTCATGCGGGTGGGATGCTGAACGGGTTGAAAAGCCGTGCTGGGTGCGCCGCCTACCGCCTGCGCGGGACTGGTTTCGGTCCCCACCTGCTGTGCCGCCTGCTCGGCCCATTCAGGATTCGCGGCTTCCAGCGCCCGCAGCCGCTTGACCAGCGCGTCGTACTCACTGTCGGCAATAGTGGGCGCGTCCTGCTCGTGGTACGCGCTGTTGTGGCGAGCAATCTCGGCGCTCAATGCAAGGTAGTCGGCGAACTCAGCCTGATCCATGCCAGCAGCGTAGCACCCCCGCCCGGTTCGGCTGGAGGCGGAATGAAGCTGGGGGCGTCAACCTCCTTTACGCGCCACTCCCCCTGTCATCTCACCCCCATCAGATGAACGTCACCCGGATATGATCAGATCGTGTCGCAGTTTTCGTATACTGTGTTCAAGCAAACTACATGCCCGATGTCTAGGCACTTGTCTGGGCACAGCCCCAAACCGGAGGATTCACCATGAAGACCACTGTTAAAAACTGTCTGACCCTGGCCCTGGCCGTTTCCGTTTCTCTCGCAGGCGCGCAGACCGTGCGCGTGGGCCTGGCCTACGACGCGGGCGGCAAGTTCGACAAGAGCTTCAACCAGAGCGCCTATGAAGGCAGCCAGCGCGCCGTTAAGCAACTGGGCGTGCAGGTCAAGGACTTTGAACCCAGCGATCCCAGCCAGACCATCCAGGGCATCCGCTCGTTTGCCAACGAGGGCTTTGACCTGACCATCGGCGTGGGCTTTGCCAACAACGCCAGCATCAGCCAGGTCGCCAAGGAAAACCCGGACCTGTACTTCGGTCTGGTCGATGACGTCTCCCCTGAGAAGAACGTCACCAGCCTGACCTTTTCCGAGCAGGAAGGCAGCTATCTGGTGGGCTACCTGGCCGCCATGAACAGCTCGACGGGCGTGGTGGGCTTCGTGGGCGGCATGGACGTGCCCCTGATCCACAAGTTCGAGGCCGGGTACACGGCAGGCGTCATGGCCGCCAATCCCAAGGCGCGCGTGATCGCACAGTACGTCGGCACCACCCCCGACGCCTGGAACAACCCCGGCAAGGCCAAGGAAATCGCGGGCAGCATGCGGGCCAAGGGCGCGGACATCATCTTCGCCGCAGCGGGCGCGTCGGGCAACGGCGTGATCGACTACGTCAAGCAGACCCAGTGTGTCAAGGCCGCCAACCTGCCCAGCGGCGTGAAGTTCGCCACCGACAACTTCAAGGCCGTCAAGAAGAGCGCGGCCTACACCAAGGCCTGCGCGGGCAACACCCGTCCGATGTTCTTTATCGGCGTGGACAGCAACCAGAACTACCTGGGCGACTTCGACAAGAACCCCGCCACCATGAACCACGGCCTGACCAGCATGACCAAGCGTGTGGACAACGCCGTGTTCGCCCTGATCAAGGCCGTCAAGGACGACAAGTTCAAGGGTGGTCAGCAGATCTTCGGCCTCAAGGACGGCGGCGTGGGTTACGCCGTGGACCAGTACAACAAAGCCCTGATCAGCAGCACCCAGGTCGCCAAGGTGGAGGGCATCAAGGCCCAGATCATCAGCGGCAAGATCAAGGTGCCCAGCAAGTAAGCCTCAACTCTTTCACTGGAGGGCGGTCCCGCGTGGGCCGCCTTCTTCTTTTGTCTTTTATCTCCATTTTTACATTCCGTTTTGCCATGCGCTGGACCCCTGGCCTATGCTGAGGCCATGCCAGACCGCTCCCAGCCCCTGCGCGATCAATTGCTGATCGTTACGCCCCACCCGTCCGGGCAGCTTCCGGCACACATTCTGCGGCAGATGCTGGGCGACGATCTATTCGACACGCCCAAGCGCGAGGCTTTCCTACGGCGCATCTTTCTGGACGGCGACGCCTACACGGACCTGCTGTACTCGCTGCCCGGCGCACGGCACGTTCAGGCCCCCTGGAGCCGCTTTGCCGTGGACCTCAACCGCGACCGGGATGACCGGGTGGACAACGGCGTCATCAAGGCCACCGACTTTGACCGTCAACCACTGTATCCACCCCACACGCAGATTTCGGAGGCTGAGCGCGAGGAACGGCTGCGGCGCATCTGGGACACCTTCGACAATGCCGTGGGTGCGGAGTTGCCCGGCGCGCGCCTGATGATCGTGGGCCACAGCATGGCCTCGCATGGTCCCAAACTGGGAGAGGACACGGGCACGCCCCGCCCCGCCATCTGCCTGATGCCCGGCACAGATGACGCGCCCACCTTTCCCCGCCAGCAATGGGACGCCCTGAAAAGCGCCGCCGAGAACGCCTTCGCGGATGTGATCACCGCCAGTCCCTTCACGCGGGTCACGCTGGGCGAGCCGTGGAGCGTGGATACGCTGAGCCACAACCACAGCCAGCGCAGCGGCGTGCCCGCCTTCGGCATCGAGTTCAACGCGGGCCTGCACCTCAAAAACGGACAGCCGGTGGACGCGGCCATGCGCCAGATGAACGCGGCGTTCGCGGTCTTTGCGGATGCGGCGCTGGAACTGGTGGGCTGAAAGCACCGTCTCTATCTATTTCAGGAGTGATTCCATGCTGAAATCCATCCTCGCCACCGCCGTTCTGACCCTGCCCATCCTGAGTTTCTTCACGCTGGCCGGAGCGCAGCAGGGCACGTCCCAGCCCATCAAGACCACCACCCGGAAGTGCGGCGCGTACACGGTGCAACTGCGGCAGAACGGCTTTGAAGACCCCCAGGACACGGCCAGCCTGATCCTGAACGGCGTCACCCTGGCCAGCGTGGGCGATACCATGGTCAGCCTGGACTTCTGCCGCGACGTGACCGGCGACGGCGTGCCAGAAGCCATGCTGGCGCAGTTCAGTGGCGGCGCGCACTGCTGCTTCACCCACACCCTGTACTCTCTGAGCAACCCGCCCCGGCGCATCCTGCATGTCTTCAGCGCCGATACCGACACACTGCTTCCACAGCAATTGAACGGCAGCGGCCCACTGGAACTGCTGGGCGGCGACTGGAGATTCGCATACGCCTACGATCTGCCCTTCGCCGACAGCCCGGCGCTGTGGCGTATCTACTCGAACATTGGCGGCCAGTACGTGGACAACTCGCGGGCGTATCCAGGTGTCCTGCTGCGCGACGTGGGCCAGCCAGCGGCGGCTGCGCGCCCCGGTCAGGCGCTCTACGATTACGCCTCGCTGCTGGCGGCGGGCCAGCCGGGACGGGCACAGACGTATCTGGACGGCCTGCCTGCGCTGTACCGTAACTGGCTGACCAACTACGGCCCCGACATCCGCCAGGACCTCTCCGACTACGGCATGCGCGACTGGCCCACGCGTGCGGGCGCGGCCCCAGACGCCCCCCGGACCGGGATCGGCGGCTCGTTCAGCGGGCCGGGGCAGGCGGAGTATCTGGCCGTGGTGGGGCAGGGTGGAATGGCAGCGCTGCGCCTGTACCGTCCGCAGTCGGGCGGCATAGTCGCCGGAGACGCGCTGGACACCCGCCCACAACCTGCCCAGGCGTATTTTGGTACAGACTTCCAGGGCTTGAAGTGGTGGCCCGCCTTCACCGTGCGCCGCGCCACGGGCCGCGACGACGCCGTGATCCACGACTCCACTTCCGGCAGTGTGAAATACCCGGTTTACCGCCTGAGCGCCACTTCAGGAACGGTCCTCAAGGACGACGCTCTGAGCGCCGCCGCCACACTGATCGCCCATCTGGAAGCGCTGGCCCAGCACGTTTCCTCTGGATACATGCAGCAACCGCGCACCGCCGCGCAACGGGCAGAAATCGCGCGCCGGATTGACGTGGCCGTGTCGCGTGTGCAGCCTGTGCTGGCCCTGAGCGACTTCAAATTCGATCCGCGCACGCTGGGCAACTTCACCGT comes from the Deinococcus sp. AJ005 genome and includes:
- a CDS encoding N-formylglutamate amidohydrolase, giving the protein MPDRSQPLRDQLLIVTPHPSGQLPAHILRQMLGDDLFDTPKREAFLRRIFLDGDAYTDLLYSLPGARHVQAPWSRFAVDLNRDRDDRVDNGVIKATDFDRQPLYPPHTQISEAEREERLRRIWDTFDNAVGAELPGARLMIVGHSMASHGPKLGEDTGTPRPAICLMPGTDDAPTFPRQQWDALKSAAENAFADVITASPFTRVTLGEPWSVDTLSHNHSQRSGVPAFGIEFNAGLHLKNGQPVDAAMRQMNAAFAVFADAALELVG
- the ligA gene encoding NAD-dependent DNA ligase LigA yields the protein MDQAEFADYLALSAEIARHNSAYHEQDAPTIADSEYDALVKRLRALEAANPEWAEQAAQQVGTETSPAQAVGGAPSTAFQPVQHPTRMTSLDNVFDDAELGEWREKLARSLNLPPEHDEFVLTGELKIDGLSVNLYYKDGQLQWAATRGNGTTGEIVTAQVATVLGIPTSLQGLTGELEVRGEVYMGRADFAAYNAQAEELGTPLLKNPRNGAAGALRQKDPEVTRTRNLKAIFYALGKRDGVPVTSQGELLAWLQAQGFSVSSYSEQVTGISAAADYHARMTAQRQDFEFDADGTVFKLDSLRLQEEAGFTSRAPRWAIAYKFPVEEVETVLESISVNVGRTGKLTPLAHLSPRLIEGSTVSKATLHNQDFVRDLDLHIGDTVVVRKSGGVIPQIMRVLVDKRPADAQPFVFPTVCPECGEPVVRAEDDANTYCVNPACPAQTFRLVEYFVSRGAMDIAGVGGKLIAQLLTLGLIHDAADLYALSAGTLAGLERGGEKKAQNVLAELEASKARPLWRLVNALGLDHVGERNAQALANAFGTLDALMVATPEEIEAVPGLGKVIGASVAVALKEESYVKLLNKLKAAGINPQEAEVRRGEQLRGLNFVITGSLGRPRDAIKAELEAAGGRVTGSVTGKTSYLIAGEDAGSKLTRAQELEVPVLDEAGLAELLAEKGVG
- a CDS encoding BMP family protein — translated: MKTTVKNCLTLALAVSVSLAGAQTVRVGLAYDAGGKFDKSFNQSAYEGSQRAVKQLGVQVKDFEPSDPSQTIQGIRSFANEGFDLTIGVGFANNASISQVAKENPDLYFGLVDDVSPEKNVTSLTFSEQEGSYLVGYLAAMNSSTGVVGFVGGMDVPLIHKFEAGYTAGVMAANPKARVIAQYVGTTPDAWNNPGKAKEIAGSMRAKGADIIFAAAGASGNGVIDYVKQTQCVKAANLPSGVKFATDNFKAVKKSAAYTKACAGNTRPMFFIGVDSNQNYLGDFDKNPATMNHGLTSMTKRVDNAVFALIKAVKDDKFKGGQQIFGLKDGGVGYAVDQYNKALISSTQVAKVEGIKAQIISGKIKVPSK